Genomic DNA from Solanum dulcamara chromosome 4, daSolDulc1.2, whole genome shotgun sequence:
TTTCTCCTAATACTTACtactagggctgtacagggcaaaccgataaaccgcaccaaaccgacaaaccgaaccaaaccggaaaaaaaacccgactagtggtttggtttgatttgatttggtgttcggaaaaaaaacccgaccattatagggttggtttggttttaactaaaaaaagtcaaaccgaacccaaaccgacccgagtatagatatattatttttaaattatattatacataaaaatatttattaaaatataatttataaatattatttttaagtttctttCATAATTTCTGATTTTCTGtctagatttggacttgagccCAACTAATTAATATGTAAAACAGGCCCAAAAAAATGAAGATGAAGCCCaaaatcttttcaaaagacCCAAAGGTCCAAAAGACCAAAACAATCAGATAAAGAGGAGAGCATATGCTCCTCTTTCACAACCCTAGcttcctttccatttttcttCCCTCTCTCAACAATATTCGCCGACCCTCTGTTGCTTTCCTCTCAAATTAGCAACAATCAGTTCCTCTTGTTGTCTCTTTTATGAATGTTTATGTAGGTATATATCTCCTTCATCTTTTGTCTGCTCAGTTCTTTTGGTTCTTCATTTAATCGGTcgaattcattttcttttttgtgcATCTTCTGTATGTTTTCATATTTGAGCGAACTGAATTTGGAGGATTTTTGGTTCTTTAGAGGCGCTTATTTATTGGGGCCTAAAGCCATCAAATGTTTGGAGGCGCTGGTGTTAGGGTGGGGAGGCGAGTTATGGTGGATATCCATGGATTTCCATATGCTATGGTATACATAATATGGCTTGATACATATTTGATCAACTTCTGAAATGATCGGATAAGTCGAGCTTCAGAGACTGTTCTTTTGGTTTCTATTAATAGTTGTCCCCAGCTTTCTCGATTTGGGTTTTGTTAGTCAATTATTGTTGCTAAAGTTTGACATCAATATAGTTAGTTGCTAATTAAAATTCAATATTGAAGTTAGGTTTCTTCTGCTATAAACTGTTATTTGCTGCTATAGCTGTTCCTTGTGTGCTAGATGTTGATGTatgcagctccttgttgcttccaaagaAAAATTGGTCAGCTTCTTAGAGTAaatatgtgcctgcacataacaaataaaaaagcaAGGAGCTGTAGGGGGCTTGTGGTGCATGTTTGTTGCTGCAGGTATTTCAAAAGGGAAGTTGTCCTGGGTGGAGGGTTGATGTATTGGTGGAGTCCTAGCATGGCAGGGTGATGTCTCCATATTATTGCCTTCTATTTTCCAAGGTGTCCTAGATGCTATTGTGCCTACACATAGACCATTAACAAAATACAAGCATCCAACCAAACAGGATAACCAGAAATGGCCATGTGAGGTCCTCTTAGTTGAGGTGtttgatttggtggttgtatctgtgatgtctTCTATGCAGTTGTTGTTAAGGCATGCTGATGTATCACTCtagcaacctgcaacaatacaacaaacaaacccAAGCAAGAAAGGACTTGCACAATCTAGTAAAAAAGAAAGGACCTCAGACAGTGCTTTAGAGCCAGTTAgttttttccaagtcgctcgactaacgtctccaattacccgtttgagttgaaaattcatgaggtttgcatatatatccttttctttAGCCTTGCAAGATTTGAAGGCTTTTTACCCAAGTTTGAGGTTCCAAATAgaaaatttctctctctttaggcttaagacagctgattgtttcaaggtcgctcgcctaacgtctccaattatccgtttgagctgaaacttcttgggccttgtcaaaataatatatactgcaatcctgcaaagtttggatgcCTTGGTGTAGGTCCTCAGGTTGCAAAACACCCTGCATCTCTGACCCTGCTGTAGTTTGGTCATAGTCTGCTGTAATTTGGTCATAGTCTGCTGTAAGTTTGGATGCCTTGGTGATGCCTTGTTTGAAATCTGGCATGATGAAACCTGCAGCATTCCTTATATACTAAGTTGTTATTGTGCCGTTACTCTATTTGCTGTGCTGCCTTATTATCTGTTGTAATATCTTAGAAATAGTTCCATTCATCTATGTTAGTTCTTAGTTGTATCTTAAACATCTATTACAAATTATAACCTTTTTTTGTTATATACAGAAATTGTCTTTCTCGATGGAAGGTACAACTTCTGGAACTAAATCAGTAGTGATTGACAACCACCATCCGATTGTGCCAACAAAATCTCAACAGCAAGAAGGTAAGAACATTCCTCATCTACGCACTCCTAAAAAGCAAAAAAGAATCACTCCTGAAGAACCTTCTAAATCTGGGAATAGTGGTAGAGAGACTTCCGAGATTTGGGATCACTTTTCTAAGTTTAAAGCTAAAGGAGGTAAAATTAGGGCAAAATGCAATTACTGTCCAAAAACGTTTGCTGCCGAAAGCAAGAATGGGACTACTACATTATGGTCACATCTAACCGTTAAATGTAACAAATCTCCCTTTAGAATCGTTGATAAGAGACAAACAATGTTAAAACCTATTAAAGAAGGGTGGACAGAAGGTCTTTTGGATTCTAATAAAAGGGTAGTGTATAATGTGGATGAAATTAGAAGGGCCATTGCTGAATTTGTAATTATTGATGAGCAGCCATTTAGAGTTGTAGAGGGAGAAGGCTTTAGGAAATTAATGACTAAAGCCTTACCAAATTTTGAACTACCTTCTCGTGTTACTGTTGCAAGACATTACTTGAGGATTtatcaagaagaaaaagataagCTTAAATGTCTTATCAAGGACCAACTTATTTGCCTTACTAGTGACACGTGGACATCACTCCAAAATTTGAGTTATATGGTTGTCACTGCACATTGGATTGATGACCAATGGAATTTACAAAAGAAAATTCTGAATTTTTTTACAACACCAGATCACAAAGGGGAGACTATTGCTAAGGGAATTGAGGAATGCTTATTGGGTTGGGACATTGATAACTTGTTTACAGTAACCTTAGACAATGCGACTGCCAATGATGCTGCCATTAAGCATTTGAAGGTGCTAATGGATGATTGGAATGGGGTAATACTTGGAAATGAATTTTTACATGTTAGGTGTAGTGCTCACATATTGAACTTGATTGTAAAAGAAGGGTTAGATGAACAAATTGAACCCATTTCTCGTGTAAGAAATGCGGTAAAATATGTTAGATCTTCTCCTTCAAGGTTTGCTTCTTTTAAGTCATTTGTTGAAAAAACTAAGATAGATACTCATGGTCTTGTGAGTCTTGATGTTGAAACTAGATGGAACTCGACATATACAATGTTAGATACagctttaaaatttgaaaaagccTTTACATGAATGTATCTGGATGACCATAAATACCAAAAGTATTGTCGGGAAATAAGTGCATTAAGAGGAAATCCATCAGCAACTGACTGGAAGAATGTAAGAGTTTTTGTCAAGTTTCTTGATCTTTTCtaccaaaccaatttaaaattttcaaggaCTTCGTATGTTACTTCCAACTGTTTCTTTCGTGAATTTTTTAGTCTTCGAAGTTCTATTAAAAAGTATTCTAAATGTGAAGATCTTATTTTGGTTGATATGGCCGACAGGATGAAAAGTAAATTTGAGAAGTATTGGGGAAATTTTGAGaatatgaatatgttattgctTGTTGCTGTTGTGTTAGACCCCAGATTTAAGATGAAGTATGTAAACTTCACTCTTTTCAAAGCATATGGTCCTTTGTTAGGAAGATTAAAGTCGGAAGATGTGGCAAGTGTTTTAACGCGTTTGTATGATTCTTACAAAAACTCTACCGTTGATGCTTCTTTTAATGACAATATTGGAGGTGATACTAGCATGCATGAAACCGATGATTTATTGGAATCTGAGTGGGAGAAACATTTGGCAAACGAGGGAAATATTACCAACAAATCTGATCTTCAGATATACTTGATGGATGATGTGGTGAAGAATAAAGATTTTGATATCTTGTCTTGGTGGAAAGTTTCGTCTAGTAAATATCCAGTTGTTTCAAAAATTGCGAGAGATGTTCTTGCTATTCCTGTTTCTACTGTTGCATCTGAGTCGGCATTTAGCACAAGTGGTCGAATTCTTGATTCTTACCGGAGTTCTTTACTGCCAAAAATAGTAGAAGCTCTAATTTGTACTCAACAATGGATACGATCACCTTCTAAAGAATACAATTTTCACGACAGTTTAGAAGAAGTCCAGAACATCGAGCAAGTTGATGAAGGTATTGTTAATTGGTTTATTGTTTATTCTATAACTTTGACATTGCTTAGTACATTGTTAATTGGTTTATTGATTTATTCTAATCATAGTTTATTTGCATCTCTTGTACATAGATGCATCATAAGGAAAGCAGACAAATAGTTCCATACTGGTATAACTTTGCTACTGCCTTAGTGCTACTGCAGATAGTTCCATACTTTGCTACTGCCTTAGTGCTACTGCAAATAGTTCCATACTGGCACTACTTCATGATATTAGACTCTTGTTTTTCTGCACAATGACCAAACCTTGTTATTATTCTGAAGCTAAATTCATCAAATAATCAGCAGATTACTAAATAGGCTCCTACATGCTGCAGGCATCATACAGTTTTTGATAAGTAAATTGCTTTTTCCCCCTAAGTTGGTCCTTTTAAACTTGAGAAACTTTGACAAAATATTGCACTGTCTACAATATATTCATGTACCTAGTCAATCAATTAACTAATAAGAATtttcggtttgccctgtacttTAGACCTTAATGTGTTATTAAAGTGTTacagatttgtttttttttgttattaatttattcatttttcttgCAGAGTATCGAGACTCACCTTTGAAAATTAATTAGCCAATTTCATTCACGATGCACCATCTGTGTGAGAATTGGTATGTTAATTGATTACACTATTCTTTTACAAAAGTTAAAGACTTCTTCTACAAAAAGTTGTTTTGTAAAGctcatttttttttagttatgaATTGGCTGGCATTTATTCATGATGCACCTTTGGAAACCTTTATATCTCCTCTAGAGCTATATTTgacttaactttttattttgcaGATAAGAAAATAGAACCAGATATGCAGATTGCTTCCAATATTATGTTTATTGAGTTTAATTGAGAGATGAAGCAACTTCAGTTGTAATAGTTTAGATGATTTAGAGTATACTCAAACTCTAAGgtgaatttttgtttttgtgacATCTAACATATCATTTTGTCTAAAGCTGTAGTTGCTTAATTTTATGGAAGAAACTATATTAGTTTTTATTTATGTGTGATTAAGTTAATTGGCAGAAGTGGTGAACATTTGGGTTCATTATGGCTATTTGACATtttagttatattataaagttaaaactttgtTTTGCCTCCGTCTataaaaaacccgaaaaacctgAAAAACctgaaaaacccgaaaaatccgagaaaaattaatattgaaaaacccgacttgtattggtttggtttggtttatagatttaataacccgacacaaatggtttggtttggtttgtaacaaatccgaaccaacccggtctatgtacacccctacttACTACCAAATGACACCTTAAAACATGTTTATTGAATAAAGCCAAattcattattatatttaaaaataaaaagaaatatatatatatataccaactCTAAATCtaatttctctctctatttataaatatgaattttatttatttatttatatattaattttttttatgttttatgaataTTCGGAGGGCATGAAAGAAACAATCCCCCATTTCTTGTCGGATGACATGTTGGCTATCCATTTTAGTTGATTTGTTACAAAGAGTGGAAATAAAGTGACAAATATGCACAAACGTTATCTCACACTCAAGCTGTTATATAATGCTCAATTTTCCAATAGTGGCAACTTCTTGGGGTCATCAACGTGTTATGTTATTCATCAAGAACATATGTATACGAAATCGATGCTttaaattgaatatatatatatacatatattttaataacTTAATTTCTAGCacataaggaaaaaaaaagtgaagtgCAAGAATCGAACCTACATTTATTGGGTAGAAAACTTCCACAAATAACACCATTAAAATATAGGTTTATACTAAACTAAAATTATGAGTTAGAGGGGACTATAtatgttgatgagttgttggaGTGGATTTAGGTTTGCAAGACCAGCCTTGAAGGCGTAAAAACCGATAGAAGacaactcctgcaatagctccTATAATTGGGGCTACAACATATATCCACAAGTTACCAAACTTCCATGCAACAATTGCTGGTCCTAAAGACCTGGCTGGGTTCATTGATCCTCCTGAAACAGGGCTGCATTCACAATtaagcaaaaaaagaaaaagtataagatatttttcttgaataattaattagaattatCATATACGTGTGTGTTTTAGGTGCAACTTATGTTACAACTTATTGTACCAAAGTCGTGAAAGCGTATATGACAAAATGAGTGTGACTGCATGTGCCCATTGCACGTTATGTGGATCTGAATGTGTCAGTCCACCGCGATTTggaaaaatttaagaataatGACAagcaatgaaaataattaccccGAAATTAGGACAGCCAGTCCAATGGCCACGCCAACAACAAATCCAGACAATGGTCCTgtctataaaaaataaaatatttaattaatacgTATAATTAGTTACAAAAAATCGAATTGTTTTTGAGGGAAAAGTTGTTATCTTACAGATTGAGGATCATTTGTCAATGATGCACTtaggaagagaacaatgaaggttgCCAAAAGCTCTACTAAAAATGCTGAAGTGCAACCATGTAGAGGTCGTGTTGTCATAAATTCTGCTTTTAATCCATACACCAATTTTCCTGTATATGTAGCCAATATTGAACCTCCCACTTGTGCCACTATATAAAATGGAACCTAAGAAAACAATTCTAATAATTTTAGAAACTAGGaaccaaaatcaaaattaagaTACCTTGATTTTagtataataattgaactaacattcaattctctcttttttctcctttattttgcCTATCCTTTTCCCTCATTTAtcttaatttcaaatatatgatCTTTTAATATATAATCATTTAGTATCCAAAGCGTGACGTAAAatccatataaaaaaaatattttctattataattttttttcacatGTTCGAATTCGAGACCTCAACCATCGGTAACAAAAAATTCATTCCTCTTACCTAACATAggaagaaatttaaaattatttcctctctctcttttcttttagttTTCAAATAGACCATTATAAGAATTTAAAAGACTTAAAAAGAGTTACAAACCTTGGACCATGGAAAATGTCCAACAGCTGCAAATGCTAAAGTGACAGCAGGATTAATGTGAGCCCCAGAGATAGGGCCTATAGAGAAGACTACAACTACTACTGTTAGTGCTGCTGTGGTTGCATATTCCATAAGCCCCACCTGCACTCTCATTATTTCCATGCTTGCCATTATCCCACATATACAAAACATTAACAAAAAAGTCCCTAATGCTTCTGCCAAAACCTGCAACAACAtccaaaagaattgagtttttcATTTTGTTATATTTGCTTTTTTCAAGCATGAGATAGTGAATAAGCATGCATCGGTGAAACCAGGAATTTCTCTGAGCGTGTTCGATGTTTACATTTATGAAAatcttttgtataatttttcaaTGAAGATTATTCAGTTGATCATCATTCACTCTATATGACTACGTCATTGGCGTGCACCCAAGGCTTTACATGTTGGATCTGCATCAATGGCATAGCCACATCAGAGAAGGGTGCTCGGATCAACATCCGTCctccaaaatttatattgtgaaTATAGAGAATTATACTATGTATGTatatagttaaaaaataaattacatacatatatatatatatatatatatatatatatataaatgttaaaCTCCCTTATCAAAAATTCTGATATCACCACTGATCAGAATGAGTACATCGTTAAATGAAGTGACGAGAAATTAACGATCATGCTAACCATACGAAGGAGGATTGGATCAATTCCTAGTATTGAGTTGCAAACGTTTCTCTTGTACAACATCTCTACATTGCTTGATGTTGAATGAGATGTGGTGTCTTGATCATATGTAGATTGTTCACTCGTTGATGCATCAACTTGAAATTCGACGGATAAACCATTTTCAAAAGAAGGcaatttcatgatcatttaACTAATTATCTCTCCTTTCGTGTGTTGTGGACATGAAAAAGGAAGTTTAATTGACAGGTTGCATAATGAATCGTTTATAAAGTAATCAAATAATGCACAAAACCAAAAGGTAAAGATGATGCAAAATAGATAATTTCTCGTTAATTCATTTGTTATATATTGTAAAGTTCTTTGTATAGTTTTATAATCTTAAAAGTATTAGAAGGTGGAAGTTCAACAGAAAATCAACACACATTTCTTGTGTCACTCCCAACGTATGGAAAAGGTTGTTCATGCATTTTAGCGTGTCCATTATTTCATTTAAGTATGCGTTtgacttattattattattatgagatTACACGTTCAAACTCTTAACCTCTCAACATTTCCCTGCTAGATTATGTAATACAGGAGAACAATATATCAATATAAAAGAATTAACTAAGtatcaaatcaaacaaaatGAACAAATTATATAGTCTATAGATCAAGATTATATTGTTCGTCACCAGTACTCTTGTTCCAGATCATAATTTTCCCTTCTCCTATGTTAAAAAATGCCAACCTAAGCACTTCTCATGTCATTTGCTCAAGCTATGATCGATACATTTAAAGTGATCCATTTCAAGTGGTGCAATTTGTTTGGACACTGTAACAATGGAGTTTAATCATATCTAAATCGAAGTGGGTAAAGTTATAAAAGGGAGATAAGTTGTAGCAATAAAATTAGTcgtatactccctccgtcccaatttatatgaggTAATTTGATTGAACACagagtttaagaaaaaataagtcTTTTATGTTCATGTGACTAGCTAGAAATcatctcattaagggtaaactgcatattttaaagttaaattgttactaaaaTATAGAATTGTGTCGATTTTTTGATACTAACTAAAAAGAAagtgtgtcatataaattgagataggGGGAGTACTACCTTTTGAAATAATGTATGagtaatgaaaaattattgatGAGTATagtaaaattgataaattttgcAGCTGTCCGTAATAGAAAAGATGAAATACTTAACCAACTATGGGGAAAAAACAGAGGTGAGTGTGTGACAGAATTATCACCGCGTGTTGtctccatttatttttattttcttttagcaAATGTAGATATTTGTCAAAACTTCATCTTCTTTATATGTGTGGTAGGAAATTGAATATTCATTACTACTTTTGTGGTTGATTCAGATTACTTTGGCTGAAGATAGTGCATATCGAACAACATTAGAAATCCTCTTGGAATTCAACTTGTACGTAGATCAACCTATTGTTAACCTCTCACAATCTATTCATGAACATCTTCTTTACCTTTGTCTCTATTGTTCACCTCATTTGTAGGAAGTGGTTTGTCAATGCCAAAAATAGCTCTGGTGGGCTTGTAGGACTGTTTGAGGGTGGAGGGGGGGAGGGTGCACTTTTGCCTCTTATAGGAAGTGTTGAATTCCTTTTACCGGTTTGCAAATATCTGCCTCAAGGTTGATGTACCACTACACCAAAAATGATCAGAGGATAAGAAGCATCTTTTCATGAATAGTCTAATTGGTAAAGTTGACTGGGGTGTTTCTTTTTTACTCATACGCCTTCACCATACTCTTTTCCCCAAAAGCCACCATAAAAATGTCTCCTCCTATTTGCTCGTGTGATAGTTTGTAGGAAGATGATACGGAAGAGTGCAACGGTTGCATAGTAGGAAAGTTTATTTTAGAAGAAAACACATTGAGATTAGGAGCTTTGGTAAATTTGGTTGGAGGAGTTCATGCTCTGCTGAAATACATGAGTGTTCATGTCGGCAAAGAGGCTGAACGATCTGGTTAAGTCACAGAATGGACGAAATGAACCTGATAAGTCGTATCAATCCTCAAGGTTGCTACGGTCTCTACAAATACTTTCTAGACGAGAAACATGGAAAAATATTAGTAATtcaaatgatgataatgatgacgaCGATGGAGGTGAGAATGGTGATGACGATAGGAATAGTGGAAATCAACATGGTAGAGGAGGAGTTTCTGATGttggtgtaacacccctcaagatttttccctaagattcggacccttcttgtattcgggtagggtcgaactcgagtattgtagAGCATTTGCaggagttaagatgagtccttgagaaattgagaagtgctagaggtgatgtggggtcacgaaggacccctaggaccaagctaagtccaaaagattcgtcgtggctaagttttaggatgagttcatatgaggggtcgacttctaacgatcctatattttgaaagacgacaatctgggtggcctacgacccatcaaattaaaggtcatcgagtcttctttccaacgccactaagaatgtaatttttggagttcggagtcaaaagatatgacgatcctaagatgaactagcacagtagagatttccaggcctgggttgcaattgctggaaaattgggcttggcgccgcagtggcgcgacgcaccactatagtgccagaaatatgcctcagtagtttgggctctggcgcggtgcgccactaaaaggtgtgcaggatttttcaagccaatttccataacccagaaaatattggccttggcactgtaagggcgcgatgcgccactatcgcgccaaaaacatgcctcagtagtttggtccttggcgcggcgcgtcactacgagatgtgcaggttttaggcgtaatcagcctggcgctgcaagggtGCGACGCgtcactatcacgccaggagcatttttgcctatttttcagaacttttgagaaggggtaatttgggaattcccccaaattatatatgtatcagccttagctcattttgggatcatttttcaatccctcactctctctctaaaaagccctaggagttcccctctctctctctctctcttcttcttcttctccatttccaacaagaagagttccaagagcttcaaggtttgagttctccattgaagacccaaccacaaggttttcttcaagtcttcactaaggtatgtaaggctatccaaaacatgggttgagtccacccatgtgccctactcttgctttgaggttagatgtccatgaaaatggagtttctttgtGTGGTTTATGTTCGAATGAGTTTTGTGCCCTATTTAattaatgctatatgtgttgatgttgttgagctaagaagttcctaaaactttCATGTTAGtaggagttgatggagatgacttgttgttatgttttgttgatctctttaaccatgtgattatgttgcatagagttgaattattgagctaaagccatagagttgtgatgagtcttagggagatgtcataaatgcttatctaagtgaggcttgattgagttaattggaggatagaattaacgagtggacgaggtcctaaatggaacttgccattatgacttaattgagttgaaatgagaatagagttgatgagttggcaatgtcccacatgaaactagccgtgagggcttgtttgagatgattggagggagtcttatgagcatagagtcatgggaggagtatcgagcaccgaggcgggcgAGATTATAGTCCATAGTCGAACCCCAGGAACTACGCTGCCAACATAGGTAGGgatagaaccgttaaagtcggatgctttccatgggatcaaaccgttaaagtcggatgtttcccatttatttgtcctgaaatgataggacttgactaatcgatggtattcatgattagagaggcgtttatgccctggcaaggtatggacggacgtggaaacaacgtctgattgttgtactatcatcggcccataggtgatggttgtcagataagagaaactcctatttaggtcttgatagtactccgagtcagttgagttgagtggcttatgagttagtcccgtctaaactattcttgttagacttaggacacttgagtgagttgtcatgtatgtatgagttgagaccctgagttgatgttgatgtttccttgatgtttgtttcatctggccattttacatactcgtacattccatgtagtgacgccatttggcctacatcgtttcatgatgtagagacaggtaccagagatcatcaaccggtgcttcattgaagatccacatacactcccgactagttggtgagtcctcctagcttcCGGAGGATGTTAAGCTTCCTtgtatgtttttgttgttgttgttgtttccttcatcttgattattggtagccatggccttgtcattggcacctcccagactttgatagaggcttcatagactagagtatgAGGagtttggactgttattttggggagttctattatacttattttgttgagttaaacatatttggcctttggcccctatattgtaaataacatgttataattgagccttccgTTAAgcatatatgactgaatgatagAGTGGTTGAGCTaggtggttcacttgaaggtcagaaatggctttcaagtgccggtcacgtctagggtaccctcttggggcgtgacaaatatggtatcagagcccagagttcaagtgtcctagggagtctatgaag
This window encodes:
- the LOC129884912 gene encoding probable aquaporin NIP7-1, whose translation is MIMKLPSFENGLSVEFQVDASTSEQSTYDQDTTSHSTSSNVEMLYKRNVCNSILGIDPILLRMVLAEALGTFLLMFCICGIMASMEIMRVQVGLMEYATTAALTVVVVVFSIGPISGAHINPAVTLAFAAVGHFPWSKVPFYIVAQVGGSILATYTGKLVYGLKAEFMTTRPLHGCTSAFLVELLATFIVLFLSASLTNDPQSTGPLSGFVVGVAIGLAVLISGPVSGGSMNPARSLGPAIVAWKFGNLWIYVVAPIIGAIAGVVFYRFLRLQGWSCKPKSTPTTHQHI